The Magnolia sinica isolate HGM2019 chromosome 10, MsV1, whole genome shotgun sequence genome includes a window with the following:
- the LOC131257787 gene encoding probable amino acid permease 7 has translation MSWYGTGIAYIITTAISMRCFFKVKFPALSLLERVGFPIILWLIVAHVGDSGCSSVIMSFSYSSIGFALGLAKVIGNRMIKGNIVRVPQSTSTEILWKVSQALGDIAFAYPYSIILIEIQDTLKSQLPENKTMKKASMIAIFITTFFYLFCGCFGYAAFGNNTPGNILKGFGFYEPYWLIDFANACIVLHLVGGYQMFSLTVFVIVEKWIAQKYPSSGFVNNLYTVQIPCLPPYQINLLRICFRTAYVVSTTGIAMLFPYFNPVLGVLGALNFWPLAIYFPVEMYSVQRKIGPWTRKCVVLQTFGLV, from the exons ATGAGCTGGTATGGGACTGGTATTGCTTATATAATCACTACTGCAATCAGCATGAGGTGCTTCTTTAAAGTGAAGTTCCCTGCTCTGTCTCTTCTTGAAAGAGTAGGATTTCCAATCATACTCTGGCTCATTGTGGCACATGTAGGAGATTCaggctgctcatcag TCATCATGTCCTTTTCCTATTCTTCCATTGGCTTTGCACTTGGGCTTGCCAAAGTCATAG GAAACAGGATGATCAAAGGGAATATCGTCAGAGTTCCTCAGTCGACATCAACTGAAATTTTGTGGAAAGTCTCTCAAGCACTTGGAGACATTGCATTCGCCTATCCGTACTCCATAATTCTTATTGAAATACAG GATACACTGAAGTCGCAGCTGCCTGAAAACAAGACCATGAAGAAGGCGTCAATGATTGCAATTTTCATCACCACCTTCTTCTACCTATTCTGCGGATGCTTTGGATATGCTGCCTTTGGGAACAACACACCAGGGAACATCTTGAAAGGGTTTGGATTCTACGAACCATATTGGCTCATCGATTTCGCCAATGCTTGCATTGTTCTTCATTTGGTGGGAGGATATCAG ATGTTCAGCCTGACAGTCTTTGTAATTGTTGAGAAATGGATTGCACAAAAGTATCCAAGCAGTGGTTTTGTGAACAATCTCTACACAGTCCAAATCCCATGCCTTCCACCTTACCAAATCAACCTCCTTAGGATATGCTTCAGAACAGCTTATGTTGTGTCAACCACAGGCATTGCAATGCTCTTCCCTTACTTCAATCCGGTGTTGGGAGTCTTGGGGGCCTTGAATTTCTGGCCACTGGCCATCTATTTCCCTGTGGAGATGTACTCTGTGCAAAGAAAGATTGGGCCATGGACTAGGAAATGTGTGGTCCTACAGACATTTGGCCTTGTGTGA
- the LOC131257788 gene encoding uncharacterized protein LOC131257788: protein MLRKYTGMHILLLWFFLTDSMSIKQKRGHTRCPGVWKMREGQRIPIPISTLGQPVGDNVSKLINFLETIARNAEYAPLTFTDWRAVPNERKDDMWGLFTSKFEFDTDAKSWVLSSIGKKWRDWKSELKKLHYLPHETDEERLADLDEQVQEDQWKTSIQFWNSEEGMYVKSNY from the exons ATGCTAAGGAAGTATACAGGTATGCATATATTATTGTTGTGGTTTTTTTTAACAGATTCAATGTCTATAAAACAAAAGAGAGGCCACACACGATGCCCTGGAGTTTGGAAGATGCGTGAAGGGCAACGAATTCCTATTCCCATCAGCACTCTAGGACAACCTGTTGGTGACAATGTTAGCAAGCTAATAAACTTCTTGGAAACCATAGCACGCAATGCGGAATATGCACCCCTTACATTTACTGATTGGAGGGCAGTGCCGAATGAGAGGAAGGATGATATGTGGGGGCTTTTCACG TCCAAGTTTGAGTTTGACACAGATGCTAAGTCTTGGGTGTTGAGTTCAATTGGTAAAAAATGGAGGGATTGGAAGAGCGAGCTGAAAAAACTCCACTACTTGCCCCATGAGACTGATGAGGAGCGGCTCGCAGACCTTGATGAGCAGGTCCAAGAGGATCAGTGGAAGACGTCCATTCAGTTTTGGAACTCTGAAGAGGGAATGTATGTGAAGAGTAACTATTGA
- the LOC131257789 gene encoding cyclin-dependent kinase C-2-like isoform X1: MDLTKFTADQLHKIYLLCGSADEDNWPGVSKLPKYDDYKPQSPMERCIKEVFKDVDTPTLELLDKMLTLDLSILKAFNYKEEPDLDAALKRPVFEIHMQCVSKIYHHHQKKQ; encoded by the exons ATGGACTTGACTAAATTTACG GCAGATCAATTGCATAAAATTTATTTGTTGTGTGGATCTGCTGATGAAGACAACTGGCCTGGGGTTTCCAAATTGCCCAAGTATGATGACTACAAGCCACAAAGTCCAATGGAGAGATGTATTAAGGAGGTTTTTAAAGA TGTCGACACCCCTACTTTGGAGTTACTGGACAAAATGCTAACTCTTGATCT CAGTATATTAAAAGCTTTCAATTACAAAGAGGAGCCAGACTTAGATGCAGCCTTGAAAAGGCCagtttttgaaattcatatgCAATGTGTTTCTAAAATTTATCATCATCACCAGAAAAAG CAATGA
- the LOC131257789 gene encoding uncharacterized protein LOC131257789 isoform X2, translated as MDEFAFVAMELCVKYQYEIFQSADAITQDQQSFKELIYALFVTAKTIVRRMNPKEAVEVDIGIFFYKAKRSNPTQEVYSHGRQVVTGNSSSWA; from the exons ATGGATGAATTTGCATTTGTTGCAATGGAACTCTGTGTAAAGTATCAATATGAAATATTTCAGAG TGCTGATGCAATCACCCAAGATCAACAAAGTTTCAAAGAATTAATTTATGCACTATTCGTTACAGCTAAGACAATAGTACGACGCATGAATCCTAAAG AAGCAGTGGAAGTTGATATTGGGATTTTTTTCTACAAAGCCAAGAGAAGCAATCCAACCCAG GAAGTTTATTCTCATGGGCGCCAAGTTGTCACAGGAAATTCATCCTCATGGGCCTAA
- the LOC131257785 gene encoding probable amino acid permease 7 isoform X2, translating to MRSTQTHCYCVLETMAVQHSLEVSNGSCNDDEDHLIRTGTIWTCIAHIITAVIGSGVLSLAWSTAQLGWIAGPVSMLCFAMVTYVSSFLLSDCHRSPDPVTGARNYTYMDAVRVNLGRKQTWVCGLLQYLSMFGTGIAYTITTSTSMRAIQKSNCYHKRGHQASCSYGDGFYMLLFGGVQIVFSQIPDFHNMEWLSIVAAIMSFSYSSIGFALGLAKVIGNGMIKGTIAGVPESTSTEKLWKVSQALGDIAFAYPYSIILIEIQNTLKSPPPENKTMKKASMIAIFITTFFYLCCGCFGYAAFGNNTPGNLLTGFGFYEPYWLIDFANACIVLHLVGGYQVYSQPVFAFVEKWLAGKYPNSGFVNNLYTVRIPCLPLYQINLLRICFRTAYVVSTTGIAMLFPYFNQVLGVLGAFNFWPLAIYFPVEMYFVQRKIGPWTKKWVILQTFSLVCLLVSMLALVGSFEGLISAKIS from the exons ATGCGTTCCACACAAACACATTGCTACTGTGTATTGGAAACAATGGCTGTCCAACACTCCCTTGAAGTCTCCAATGGTTCCTGCAACGACGACGAGGACCATCTGATCAGAACTG GAACGATATGGACCTGCATCGCTCATATAATAACGGCGGTCATTGGATCTGGTGTGCTGTCGCTCGCATGGAGCACGGCGCAGTTGGGCTGGATCGCGGGTCCGGTCTCGATGCTTTGCTTTGCCATGGTCACCTATGTCTCTTCCTTCCTCCTCTCAGACTGTCACCGGTCGCCAGATCCTGTAACCGGAGCACGGAATTACACTTACATGGATGCTGTTAGGGTGAACCTTG GTAGAAAGCAGACATGGGTCTGTGGGTTGCTACAGTATCTGAGCATGTTTGGGACTGGTATTGCTTATACAATCACTACTTCAACTAGCATGAG GGCTATCCAGAAATCAAATTGCTACCATAAGAGGGGGCATCAAGCATCATGTTCATATGGAGATGGTTTTTATATGCTGCTGTTTGGAGGGGTTCAGATTGTATTTTCTCAGATTCCTGATTTTCATAACATGGAATGGCTGTCTATTGTGGCAGCCATCATGTCCTTTTCCTACTCTTCCATTGGCTTTGCGCTTGGGCTTGCCAAAGTCATAG GAAACGGAATGATCAAAGGTACTATTGCCGGAGTTCCAGAGTCGACATCAACTGAAAAATTGTGGAAAGTCTCTCAAGCACTTGGAGACATCGCATTCGCCTATCCATACTCCATAATTCTTATTGAAATACAG AATACTCTGAAGTCACCACCCCCCGAAAACAAGACCATGAAGAAGGCGTCAATGATCGCAATTTTCATCACTACCTTCTTCTACCTATGCTGTGGATGCTTCGGATATGCAGCCTTTGGGAACAACACACCCGGGAACCTCTTGACAGGGTTTGGATTCTACGAACCATATTGGCTCATCGACTTTGCTAATGCTTGCATTGTTCTTCATTTGGTGGGAGGATATCag GTGTACAGCCAACCAGTGTTTGCATTTGTAGAGAAATGGCTTGCAGGAAAGTACCCAAACAGTGGATTTGTGAATAATCTCTACACAGTCCGAATCCCATGCCTACCACTATACCAAATCAACCTCCTTAGGATATGCTTTAGAACAGCTTATGTTGTATCGACCACAGGCATTGCAATGCTCTTCCCTTACTTCAATCAGGTGTTGGGAGTCTTGGGGGCCTTCAATTTCTGGCCACTGGCCATCTATTTCCCTGTGGAGATGTACTTTGTGCAAAGAAAGATTGGGCCATGGACAAAGAAATGGGTGATCCTACAGACTTTTAGCCTTGTGTGCTTGCTTGTGAGTATGTTGGCCTTGGTGGGTTCCTTTGAAGGCCTTATTAGTGCCAAGATAAGCTAA
- the LOC131257785 gene encoding probable amino acid permease 7 isoform X1 produces the protein MRSTQTHCYCVLETMAVQHSLEVSNGSCNDDEDHLIRTGTIWTCIAHIITAVIGSGVLSLAWSTAQLGWIAGPVSMLCFAMVTYVSSFLLSDCHRSPDPVTGARNYTYMDAVRVNLGRKQTWVCGLLQYLSMFGTGIAYTITTSTSMRAIQKSNCYHKRGHQASCSYGDGFYMLLFGGVQIVFSQIPDFHNMEWLSIVAAIMSFSYSSIGFALGLAKVIGNGMIKGTIAGVPESTSTEKLWKVSQALGDIAFAYPYSIILIEIQNTLKSPPPENKTMKKASMIAIFITTFFYLCCGCFGYAAFGNNTPGNLLTGFGFYEPYWLIDFANACIVLHLVGGYQMFSQPVFAFVEKWLAQKYPNSGFVNDLYKVQIPYLQPYQTNLLRICFRTAYVVSTTSVAMLFPYFNQLLGFLGAFNFWPLAIYFPVKMYFVQRKIGPWTRKWVVLQTYSLVCLLVGAVALVGSLEGLISKKLS, from the exons ATGCGTTCCACACAAACACATTGCTACTGTGTATTGGAAACAATGGCTGTCCAACACTCCCTTGAAGTCTCCAATGGTTCCTGCAACGACGACGAGGACCATCTGATCAGAACTG GAACGATATGGACCTGCATCGCTCATATAATAACGGCGGTCATTGGATCTGGTGTGCTGTCGCTCGCATGGAGCACGGCGCAGTTGGGCTGGATCGCGGGTCCGGTCTCGATGCTTTGCTTTGCCATGGTCACCTATGTCTCTTCCTTCCTCCTCTCAGACTGTCACCGGTCGCCAGATCCTGTAACCGGAGCACGGAATTACACTTACATGGATGCTGTTAGGGTGAACCTTG GTAGAAAGCAGACATGGGTCTGTGGGTTGCTACAGTATCTGAGCATGTTTGGGACTGGTATTGCTTATACAATCACTACTTCAACTAGCATGAG GGCTATCCAGAAATCAAATTGCTACCATAAGAGGGGGCATCAAGCATCATGTTCATATGGAGATGGTTTTTATATGCTGCTGTTTGGAGGGGTTCAGATTGTATTTTCTCAGATTCCTGATTTTCATAACATGGAATGGCTGTCTATTGTGGCAGCCATCATGTCCTTTTCCTACTCTTCCATTGGCTTTGCGCTTGGGCTTGCCAAAGTCATAG GAAACGGAATGATCAAAGGTACTATTGCCGGAGTTCCAGAGTCGACATCAACTGAAAAATTGTGGAAAGTCTCTCAAGCACTTGGAGACATCGCATTCGCCTATCCATACTCCATAATTCTTATTGAAATACAG AATACTCTGAAGTCACCACCCCCCGAAAACAAGACCATGAAGAAGGCGTCAATGATCGCAATTTTCATCACTACCTTCTTCTACCTATGCTGTGGATGCTTCGGATATGCAGCCTTTGGGAACAACACACCCGGGAACCTCTTGACAGGGTTTGGATTCTACGAACCATATTGGCTCATCGACTTTGCTAATGCTTGCATTGTTCTTCATTTGGTGGGAGGATATCag ATGTTCAGCCAGCCAGtgtttgcatttgtggagaaatgGCTTGCACAAAAGTACCCAAACAGTGGCTTTGTGAACGATCTCTACAAAGTCCAAATCCCATACCTACAACCATACCAAACCAACCTCCTTAGGATATGCTTTAGAACAGCTTATGTTGTCTCAACCACAAGCGTTGCAATGCTCTTCCCTTACTTCAATCAACTGTTGGGATTCTTGGGAGCCTTCAATTTCTGGCCACTGGCCATCTATTTCCCTGTGAAGATGTACTTTGTGCAAAGAAAGATTGGGCCATGGACTAGGAAATGGGTGGTCCTACAGACTTATAGCCTTGTGTGCTTGCTTGTGGGTGCGGTGGCCTTGGTGGGGTCCCTTGAAGGGCTTATTAGTAAGAAGCTAAGCTAA